One genomic window of Streptomonospora nanhaiensis includes the following:
- a CDS encoding roadblock/LC7 domain-containing protein, with translation MTSQSTAPGELSWLLDDLLTRAQGTRHAIVLSTDGLLMASSSRLDRPQAEHLAAIASGLHSLASGASKQFGAGGIRQSIIEMDDAFLFVAAAGEGACMALLSDTECDVGLVAYEMNKVIQRVGQYLSAPPRPDMPTTPAHVER, from the coding sequence ATGACCTCACAGAGCACCGCCCCAGGCGAGTTGAGCTGGCTGCTCGACGACCTCCTCACGCGCGCGCAGGGCACCCGCCACGCGATCGTCCTGTCCACCGACGGCCTGCTGATGGCCTCGTCCAGCCGCCTGGACCGCCCCCAGGCCGAACACCTGGCGGCGATCGCCTCCGGGCTGCACAGCCTGGCCTCGGGCGCCAGCAAGCAGTTCGGCGCCGGCGGCATCCGCCAGAGCATCATCGAGATGGACGACGCCTTCCTGTTCGTCGCCGCGGCCGGCGAGGGCGCGTGCATGGCGCTCCTCTCCGACACCGAGTGCGACGTCGGCCTGGTGGCCTATGAGATGAACAAGGTGATCCAGCGGGTCGGCCAGTACCTGTCCGCACCGCCCCGGCCGGACATGCCCACAACACCCGCCCACGTCGAGCGCTGA
- a CDS encoding SAF domain-containing protein: MAGVAERTSKRSSTPPAPERLLSAGPRRWRWLALGAALMVVGAVAVAAALGQVDQRSGMVAAARDLPAGHVLTAEDLHVVEIAGAENLAAVPAGQVDDLVGQRLLSPLHADTLIAPHALGSPDDYPEPDEAVVGARLADNQAPASLGQGADVAVVITATTQGEPPSVEEAPTPGEPGVPQEQQAFPARVQSVEATEDGAMRVELVLAADDAEAVARAASADALTVVEVDGGAG; this comes from the coding sequence ATGGCAGGAGTAGCCGAACGGACAAGCAAGCGCAGTAGTACACCACCGGCACCCGAGCGGTTGCTGAGCGCGGGGCCGCGCCGCTGGCGCTGGCTGGCCCTGGGCGCGGCGTTGATGGTGGTGGGAGCGGTGGCGGTGGCCGCCGCGCTCGGGCAGGTCGACCAGCGCAGCGGCATGGTGGCCGCCGCCCGCGACCTGCCGGCCGGGCACGTGCTGACGGCCGAGGACCTCCACGTCGTTGAGATCGCCGGGGCCGAGAACCTGGCGGCCGTCCCCGCCGGGCAGGTGGACGACCTGGTGGGGCAGCGGCTCCTGAGCCCGCTCCACGCTGACACGCTGATCGCTCCGCACGCGCTGGGGAGCCCGGACGACTACCCCGAGCCTGATGAAGCGGTGGTCGGCGCGCGGCTGGCCGACAACCAGGCCCCGGCGTCACTGGGGCAGGGGGCCGACGTGGCCGTGGTCATCACCGCCACCACCCAGGGAGAGCCGCCGTCCGTGGAGGAGGCGCCGACTCCGGGCGAACCCGGTGTTCCGCAGGAGCAGCAGGCGTTCCCCGCGCGGGTCCAGTCAGTGGAGGCCACTGAGGACGGCGCGATGCGGGTGGAGCTGGTGCTGGCGGCGGATGACGCCGAGGCGGTGGCGCGGGCGGCCTCGGCTGACGCGCTGACAGTGGTCGAGGTCGACGGGGGAGCGGGCTGA